From the Brachyspira intermedia PWS/A genome, the window TCAAACTAGTATCTATTTTATCATATTTTACTTTTTCTTTTATTAGTTTTAATAATTCTATTTTGTTTTTAGGTTTATATTTTTCATTATCTTTTAATTCTATTTTTTTAGCTTTTTTATATTCTGTTATTATACTTTCTTTATTTTCAATTAGTTCTTTTAATTCATCATAATAAGTATTTTCAAGTTTCTTTATAAAATCTTTAAGTTTATTATATTTCAAAACTTCTTTATAAACTTCTTTTATATTGCAGTTTTCAAGCATATCTAAAAGTTTTTTTCTATTATTTCCTTTAGATAAAAAATAAATATTTAATATAGACTTAACATTCTTAAAAGAAGAAGCACCAGAAAAAATATCATCAATAAAGCAAGCCTCATTAATAATCCAATTTTCTATAGAATAATTAAAACTTTCTGCACCGCTAAACATATATGACATATAAATTGCACTAAAAACATTCCAGCTTCCAATATCCTGATTAAAACTTTTTGCATTGAAAAACATATAGTTCATATATAAAACATTAGAAGTATCCCAATTATTTAAAGGCTGATTAAAATTATAAGCATTCTCAAACATACCAAGCATATTTTCTGTTTTACTTACATTCCAATTATTAATATCTTGATTAAAATTTTCTGCCTCAAAAAACATACATTTCATATTTACTACGTTTGAAGTATCCCATTTGTATAATGGCTTATTGAAACTTTTACATTTACAAAACATATTACTCATATCTTTTACATTACTTGTATTCCAATTATTTATATCAGAATTAAATCTATATGCCTCTTCAAACATAGAACGCATATTTTCAACTTTAGAAGTGTCCCAATTATTTAAAAGCTGATTAATTTTTTCTGCACATTTAAACATGCTGTTCATATCCGTAACATTAGAAACATTCCAATCATTCAAACTCTGATTAAAATTCTTACATCTCTCAAACATACTATACATTTTAGTAACATTAATTACATTCCAATTACTAATAGATTGATCAAAATTTTCTGCCTCAAAAAACATGCAGCTCATATTCTCAGCATTAGATGTGTTCCAACTATTTAAATCCTGATTAAATTTTTTACATCCGCTAAACATTCCGTACATATTTTTAACATTACTTACATTCCAATTATTCAAAGGCTGATTGAAAGATGATGCCCCATAAAACATAAAACTCATATTTTCAACATTAGATACATTCCAGCTATTTAAATCTTGATTAAACTTCTTGCAGTCAAAAAATATACTGTTCATATCTTTAACTTTATAAACATTCCAATCACCTATATACTGATTAAATTCTTCAGCACCGAAAAACATACAAGCCATATTCTCAACATTAGATACATTCCATTTTGATATATCGCTATTAAATGTTCTGCAATTAAAAAACATATCATGCATATCTATAACATTAGAAGTGTCCCAATTTTCTATACCATCAAATTTTTTTCTTTTTGATTCTTTGAATAATACAGTCATATCATTTATTAAACTTGTATCAATATCGCCCAAATATATACTCTCATCTTTTACTAATTCTTTTAATTCTTCTTTAGTCTGAGGCTTGTATTTCATTATTATGTACCCTTAATGTTTTTTATGATTCTATATTATTTTATATATTTTTCAATTTTAATACTAAATATAACAAATAGATTTTATATCAATTTTTTAATATAATACTAAAGATTAATTATCGTATAACATTTCAATATAACATTTGTCTTTTTGAAACTTTGACAAAAAAGTTAATATACTCAATTTAATAAAATTAATTATAACTAATATTTATTTCTTCTTTTAATTCATATTTTGTATTTATGGATAATATATTTATTATAAAAATATATAATTATCAGTATTATTTTAAATAACATAAACCTAAAATTTTGAATATAGACAATTTTTTATATTTTAAGTATAATAGTTTTTATATGATTAATGGAGATAATATGCAGAAAATAATTATTAAAAATTTACTTATTGTAAAAAATTTTGAAATGGAAATTGACAAATTCAATTTGATTATAGGGGAACAATCTTCAGGTAAAAGCACAATAAGTAAAGCCATATTTTTCTTCAAAGAAATAAATGCTCAAATTAAATTTTACATATTTGTTTATAAAAATAATATACAATCTAGTATAAAAAAAATATATAATAATATAATAAAAGATTCTTTTATAACTATTTTTGGAAAATTAGAGAATATAGATGATGATTTATATTTAAAATATATATACAAATCTAATACTTCTATAGAAATAACCAAAAAAAATAATGATTTAGATATTAATTATAGTGAAAATATAATAGGATTTTTTCATAAATTAGAAATTGATATAAAAAAACTTTTTGAAGAATATTTAAATTTTAATAGTCCGATAAGATTTGAAGATATTTTTGAAAGAGGAATAGGTAGAGAAATAGATGATTTTTTTGAAAATGAGTCAATGACCTATTATATACCTGCCTCAAGAAGTTCTATAGCATTATTAAACAACCAAAGAACCAGACTTGATTATGATACAATAGATTTTATATTTTATCCTTTTATTACACTTGTTGAAAAAATTGAGTTTTTATTCAAAGATGGAGTCCAAAATTTTATAAAGAATATCAATGATGATTATAAAAAAACAATTCTCAATAAAATGAATAAAAAAATAGAAAAATATATGGGCGGAGAATATTTTTGCGATGATAAATTTGGGTATATAAAATTAGAAAATAATAAAAAAATACCTGTAGATAAAATATCATCTGGACAGCAGGAAATATTATGGCTATTAAATGTTTTACTAGGTATAACATGGCTAAATAAAAAAAATCAATTTGTTATAATAGAAGAACCAGAAGCTCATCTATATCCCAAAATGCAAAAAGAAATTATAGACTTCATTGTTAATTTTATGAATATGACTAATAGCAGTATTTTAATTACAACTCATAGCCCTTATATATTAACAAGTACAAATAATTTGCTTTATGCTGGAAAATTAAAAGAAAACTATAAAAACAATAAAGAAAAAATAGAAAAAATTAATAACATTGTAGGTGAATATGGTGCTATCAATCCTAGTGAAATAAATGCTTTTAAACTATACTTAAATGATTTTAGATATACAAATATTATTAATGAGGAAAGTGAAATTAACTGTGAAGAAATAGATGATGTATCTAATACCATTAATGAAACATATACAAAATTGTTTGATATGGAATTAAATAATGAACAATAATTATGAACTATTAAAAAAAGATGATAGAAAAACTTTATCAGATGCACAAACAAAACTTTATATAAAAGCAGAAAATGATATTCTTATTATAAAAGTTGATAATGGTATATTTAATGACAATGTAAAAAAATGTGATTACTTAGCATATAGAGAAAAAGAAGTTTCTAATTTTATAGAATTAAAAGGTTCAAAAATAGATAAAGCATATATTCAAATTATAGAAACAATCAAAAATATTTCAAACAACGATAAATTAAAACATTTAATAGATATAAAAGAATTAAAAGCCTATATAGTAAGTAAAGAAAAAAATAAAATTCCTCAAGGCATAGAAAATAAATCAAAAGAATTGGCAAAAATTTTATTTACTAAATCTAAAATAAAACCTCAAGATATGTTTCAGTTAATTAATTATGTTCTTGTGGTTTCTGATAAAGATAAAAGACAATCTAATGGAAATAGAATAATATGTTCATATAAAAATCCCATAATATTATAAATATTATTATGTTTACCAAATTATTAACAGTAATTTATCAATTATCAGCCTATATTATGTAATTTATAAAATTTTAGTTTTTTGTTTTATTTTGAATCCCCGCCCTTTTAAATTTATAGTATTAATTTCAATTAAAAATTTTATTTTATCAAAAACTTAAATTAGAAAAAGCACACCCACCCAAGCGCTATTTAAATTTATAATGCATATACCGCATGTTGAATAGATTTTGATATATAATAAAATTGAATTGATAATTAAACTTATATTTTTAGTTTCGCTCACCATGCGTTAAAAATAATGCAGTAAAAAAATGCAATAAAAAAACAAGAGCACCATTTTTTTATAGTACCCTTGTTCTATATTTTTTATTTACTTAAAAATAATAAATTTACTTTCCGTTTGATTTAAGCCAGTCTTCGTTTATCTTTATCACTTCTAAAACAGCACTCTCGCTAGGACTTCCAATCATTGTCTTGTTAGAAACCTGAGCTTCTGGAGTTATACAAGCATAAATATCATCTTCAAATAAATCGGACTCTTTTTTATATTCTTCTATAGAAAGAGTAGAAAGATTTTTATTGTTGTTGATTGAATATACTACAAGACGGCCTGAAACACCATGTGCATCTCTGAAAGGCATACCCTTTCTTACAAGATAATCAGCAACCTCAGTAGCATTCAAAAATCCTTCATTAACAGAATTAAGCATATTATCTTTATTGACTTTCATTGTTTTTAATACATTAGGAAGTATTGATAAACAATTCTTAACATTCTCTAAAGAATCAAATATACCTTCTTTATCTTCCTGCATATCTTTATTGTATGCTAAAGGCAAAGACTTCATCACTGTTAATATAGAAAATAAATTTCCGTAAACCCTTCCAGTCTTTCCTCGAATAAGTTCAAGTATATCCGGATTCTTCTTTTGAGGCATTAAACTTGAACCTGTTGTAAACTCATCATCAAATTCTACAAATTTGAATTCTGAAGTAGAATATAATATCATCTCCTCAGAAAAACGGCTTAAATGCATCATTATTATTGATAAAGCAGATTCCACCTCAATAACAAAATCCCTATCAGATACAGCATCCAATGAGTTAAGCATAACATTTTTGAAATTGAGAGTTTCAGCAGTTTTTTTGTTGTCTATCTTGTAAGTAGAACAAGCCAAAGCACCAGCACCTAAAGGCATAACATCTATTCTTTTGTAGGCATCAGTCAATCTGTCAAAATCTCTTTTAAACATCTCAACATAAGCACCTAAATAATGTGCAAATGTTATAACCTGTGCCCTTTGAAGATGTGTGTATCCGCTCATATAGGTTTTTGTATGCTCTTTTTGAATGCTTACCAATGTAGAAATTAAATCTAATATTAAAGATTTTATATTCTCTACTTTGTTTTTTAAATGCATTCTCAAATCAAGTGCAACCTGATCATTTCTGCTTCTTCCAGTATGAACTTTTTTTCCTACTTCCCCTACTCTATCAATAAGCCATCTTTCAACTTGAGTATGTATATCTTCTAATTCAAAATCAAATTGAAGTTTATTATTTTCAATATCATCTAAAATCTGTTTTAGACCATTTATTATAGTTACGCTTTCATCAAGAGGAATTATTGAGCATTCTCCAAGCATTTTCGCATGTGCTATGCTTCCTAATATATCCTCTTTGTACATCTTACAATCGAAAGATAATGAAGAGTTAAAATCATTAGCTTCCTTGTTAAGCTCTTTAGAAAAGCGTCCCCCCCATAATTTTTCTTTCATAATTAATTATTTTAACCCCATTTTTTTAGCTTGCTCTTTCATTAAAGCATTAACTTTCAAAGGCAAACCGAATAATGTTATGAAGCCTTGAGCATCATGGTGATCATATAATTCGCCTGTAGTAAAGCTAGCCAAACTCTGATTATAAAGTGAATAAGGAGAAGTAACACCAGCAGGTATAACATTACCTTTGTATAATTTTAATTTTACTTTTCCTGTTACAGTTTGCTGAGTGCTGTCAATGAATGCACATAAAGCCTCTCTTAAAGGAGTAAACCATCTTCCGCTATATACTAAATCAGTTAATTTATGAGAAACTACATGTTTGAAATATAATGTCTCTCTGTCTAAACATAAATGCTCAATTTCTCTATGAGCAGCATAAAGTATAGTGCCTCCTGGAGTTTCGTATACGCCGCGGCATTTGATTCCTACTACTCTGTTTTCTAATAAATCAACTATACCAACTGCATGCTTTCCGCCTATCTCATTTAAGTATTTAACTAAATCAGAAGGAGAGAAAGTTTTTCCGTCTACTTTAGTTGGTATGCCTTTTTCAAATTCTAATTCTACAAACTGGCCTTCATTAGGAGCATTCTCTATAGTGTTTGATAATTTAAGAAGTCTTTCATAATTAGGCATATTAGCAGGATCTTCAAGTTCTAATCCCTCATGTGATAAATGCCAAAGGTTCTTATCTCTTGAATAAGAATCATCTTTCTTCATAGGAACTTCTATATTTCTGTCTTCCAAATATTTGATTTCTTCTTCTCTTGAAGATATATTCCATTCTCTCCAAGGAGCAATGATTTCAAAGTTAGGAGCTAATGCTTTAACAGTTAATTCAAATCTTACTTGGTCATTACCTTTTCCTGTAGCACCATGAGCTATAGCAGTAGCACCTTCCTCTAAAGCAACCTCAACAAGTTTTTTTGCTATTAAAGGTCTTGCTGCAGAAGTACCAAGTAAATATTTATCTTCATAAGTAGCTTCAGCTTTAACTATAGGATAAATATAATCAGTAACAAACTCATCTTCGCATTTAACTAATCTGTATTTTACAGCACCAGTTTTTAAAGCTCTTTCCTCTAAACCGTCAGTTTCTGTACCCTGACCAACATCTACACATACAGCGATTACATCATAATCATAATTCTCTTTAAGCCATGGTATAATAACTGTAGTGTCCAAACCGCCTGAATAGGCTAATACTAATTTTTTTTCATGATAAAACCCTTCTTTACTTATAAAATGTTTTTATTTAATTATTGATTTGCAGGGCTTTGCCCCGCACCCCACTTCTTTTATTGGTATAAAAGAAGCAAAAAAACTGCATTTGATAAAGTCAGCTTTTAGGTCTAATCTAATTTTTTAATATATATTATCAACATATAAAAATGTAGTACTTAAGTTTTTTGCAGTTCATATATGATTATAAAAACTTCTATAAGTAACAACAAAAAAGTTGATAATACTTTTGTAAAAAATAAAATTGTTTAAGTATATATTAATTTTTATAATATTATTCTTTTACTATACTGCTCATTATAGCCATTTGAGCATGCATTCTGTTTTCTGCCTCTTCATAAATATATTGAGAATTCATATTGAATACTTCTTCGCTTATCTCCTCGCCTTTATGTGCAGGCAAACAGTGAAGTGCTATAGCTCCTTTATTAGCAAGAGCAAATAACTCTTTAGTAAGAGTAAAGCCCTTAAATACATTAAGTCTTTTTTCTTTTTCACTCTCCTGTCCCATAGAAGCCCATACATCTGTATAAACTACATCGGCTCCGCTTACTGCCTCTTTTACATCATTAAGAATATCAACAGTACATCCTGTATTTTTTGCTATGTTCTTAGCTACTTCTATAGTTTTTGCATCTGGTTCATAACCTTTAGGAACTCCTACTTTAATATTAACTCCTAAAGAAGTACAGCCTGTTAAAAGACTGTTACATACATTATTACCATCGCCTATATATGTTAATGTTAAACCTTTCAATTTACCGAAATGCTCTTTCATAGTAAATAAATCTGCCATAATCTGACAAGGATGTGAAAGATCTGTCAAAGCATTTATAACAGGTACTTTTGAATATTTAGCAAAATCCTCAACATCACTATGAGCAAAAGTTCTAATCATAATCAAATCGCAGTATCTAGAAATAACATTAGAACTGTCTTCAATACTTTCTCTCTGTCCCAATATTATTTCATCTTGTTTTAATACAAAAGCATCTCCGCCTAATTTCTTCATTCCTATTTCAAAACTTAAACGAGTCCTTAAACTAGGCTTTGAAAAATACATCACCATAGTTCTATTTTTCATTATATCAATTTCTTCTCTATTTCTTACCTTTGATTTTAACTCGAATGTATAATCAATCAATGCTGATAACTCTTCGCTTGTAAAATCTTCCAAATTAATAAAATGTCTTCCTGATAAATTAACTTTTTTCATAATTTTTTCCCGTTTAAATTTTTATATTATTTTTTGAGTAATACTATATATCGTTTTTATAATTTTGCAATATTTTTATTTTATATTTTTTAAAAAATAAAATATATAAAAAAACGTATAACATAAAACTATGCCATACGTTTAATTAAGATATAAATATTCTATATTAAACTTGCTTATTTACTAATACTGATAATTTCCTATTAACAACATGTTCTTTACCTTTGTTGTTATATCCTACTTTTTTGCTTTCATTTAAAACTTCTTTCATATTTGCAAATAAATCTAAAGCTTCATCGAAAAGTTTAGGAGCTAATTTATTTAGATGTTTTAATCTAGCCATTAAAGTAACTAATTCAAGACGTAATGCTGATATTCTAGCTGTTTTATTCAATGGTATTCTTCTAATAATATCAGATAATGTTGCTGTTTCTGATAAATGAGGGAATTTATTTAATACTATCAAATCAATGACATTTTCTCTCATTTTTCTAAGCTCATTAGCTTCAGTCATTTTTTCATTTTGATGATCACAATATAAATGTATATCCTGTAATCTTGTATTGATTATAGAATTAACTTTTTTTTCTTCGTCTTCTAATATTACTTTGTAAACTTCTATTTCTTTGGATAAAAGAATCTCTATTTTTGTAAGTTCTTCATATAAGTTAAACATAAATACCACCTTTAAGTTAAAGCAGATTAAAATTATTAATCAGCTATGTGATAAATTATCGGCAGTTATTATGATTACTTAACATATTTTTTAAAAAATATTATGTTAATTTTCCACATCTATAGATTTTATGGCTTCTATACACATATCTCTATATTCAGGATCAGAATAAGTAAACCAAGCAAGTAATGCCAGCTTTTTAGCTGCACAAGCTACTGTAATAATATGATCATTATCTTCTAATTCTTTTTCATATACTATACTTTCTATCTTACCGCTTTGAGATTTAACATCAAGTTTTTCACCTTTATCTTCTCCGGCAATATCTATTTGCTTTAATACATATTCCATTATTACATCAATCTCTTCATTGGCAAAAGAGTAAACCTGCATAGCTATATATACATTAATATCTTTGAATTCTATTAAAGATTTATCATTTCTAAATACATTCATACGCATAGGCAGAATAATAGTAAATCCTGCTGCTATAGAAAAACGTGCCTTTTCAAGTCTGAAACCTATTTGAAGAGTATCCTGATGATGAGCAGTTTTTTTGCTTTCTATAAATTTAGCCAAATTTTCATCATCCAAATAATGGGCAATATCAATAAGAATGTCCCAAGGGTATTTTAATGAAGCATCTTTTTTATATGATTCCTGAAAAGCATACATAATTTTTTTATACATAGTCTTTTCTTTGTTGTCTATAGCCTCTCTGAATGGAAAATAAAGCCAAATCATACTAATAAAACTTTTAAACCAGAATTTGGCATTCATCTCTTCGATATCCCATAGGAAGAAATCTGCTGCTAAAGTTAATCTATCCTCTTCACTGGCATCTATGAAGTCAGTAAACCAATTTTTGCCCCAATATCCCAAAGAAGATAAAGCAAAATACTCTTTTTCTATTACAGGATAATTATAAGGCATAGATATCATAAAATTACTGAATCCATTATCATGATGAGTTATAAGCATTTTAGCATAATCAGCCAAAGAATTAACAAAAAACTTCTTTAAAGCTTCAAAATCCCGACTTCTAAAATAACCGCTAGGATCTTTATGAACTAAATCCTCTTTAAACTCTATATCAAGCCTTCTAGCTATTCTATCCAAAACACCTACTATAAATCTATGATATCCGGCCCCGAAAGAACCTGTAGTTATAGTTATATATAAAGTATCTGTTTTAAATTCAAAATATATAGGGTCAGCAGAAGGATGAAAAGAATATATAAGTGTACTTCCATCCTCTATTATAGAAAACTCAGAAATCATTACAAGCGGATTAATATTAACTTCGTTTAAAGAAGAAACTATCGCTTTAAACAATCTATCTTGGTTAGGAATAACCCTTCTATTATCAAATGTTGCTGACAGCAAAAATTCTACATTCATTTTAATAAAATTCTACTTATTTTATAATATTTACATTGTACTATAATAACATTTTTTATTATTTTAGCAATATATATTTGATAAAGTTTTATATACAAATAGTAAAAATATAAAATTTAGTACACTTTAACGATATAAACACTTGACTTTTTTTTGATGATATGCTATTATAACTACACATTTCAAAAGAAAGGGCGATTAGCTCAGCTGGGAGAGCGGGTGCCTTACAAGCACTAGGTCGGCGGTTCGAGCCCGTCATCGCCCAATTTTTTCCCTTTACAAATAAATCTTTTTTGATAAATCTTCCTATTAAATATGATTTTTTTAACGATAATATATTTGAATTTAATATTAATACATGTTAATATTATGTAAACAAATAATTTTTTTATAGAGTAATGATAGAATAATATGACGGTTTTACAATATGTTTTAGTAATAACAATTATACTAGTAGTACTGGCACTAATAAGTTTTATAATAAAGGCCGGATCTAAATACAAAATATTTACAATAGCTCTTATGACAGTTATTGTATCATCTATATCTGCAGTAGGAATAATTTATATAAATAATACTAAAGATATAATGTCCAGTTCTGATTTAAAGCAAATTCAGCTTGAAGAAGAGAAAAAAAGAATAAGAAAAGATATAATAATAAGACCAGGGGCGATAGAAACTATAGCTCTTCATTTAGCATATTCAAATAGAATATCCCCTCCTACTATAAAAAATAGAGAATTAGGATTTTATTTAGACGGAATATGGTTTAACTGGGCTAATGGTAAACTTTTAACCGATGAAGATATGACTAATCAGGATAATTATATACCTTTCGGTTTTTATCCT encodes:
- a CDS encoding AAA family ATPase; the encoded protein is MQKIIIKNLLIVKNFEMEIDKFNLIIGEQSSGKSTISKAIFFFKEINAQIKFYIFVYKNNIQSSIKKIYNNIIKDSFITIFGKLENIDDDLYLKYIYKSNTSIEITKKNNDLDINYSENIIGFFHKLEIDIKKLFEEYLNFNSPIRFEDIFERGIGREIDDFFENESMTYYIPASRSSIALLNNQRTRLDYDTIDFIFYPFITLVEKIEFLFKDGVQNFIKNINDDYKKTILNKMNKKIEKYMGGEYFCDDKFGYIKLENNKKIPVDKISSGQQEILWLLNVLLGITWLNKKNQFVIIEEPEAHLYPKMQKEIIDFIVNFMNMTNSSILITTHSPYILTSTNNLLYAGKLKENYKNNKEKIEKINNIVGEYGAINPSEINAFKLYLNDFRYTNIINEESEINCEEIDDVSNTINETYTKLFDMELNNEQ
- a CDS encoding argininosuccinate synthase; the encoded protein is MSKEGFYHEKKLVLAYSGGLDTTVIIPWLKENYDYDVIAVCVDVGQGTETDGLEERALKTGAVKYRLVKCEDEFVTDYIYPIVKAEATYEDKYLLGTSAARPLIAKKLVEVALEEGATAIAHGATGKGNDQVRFELTVKALAPNFEIIAPWREWNISSREEEIKYLEDRNIEVPMKKDDSYSRDKNLWHLSHEGLELEDPANMPNYERLLKLSNTIENAPNEGQFVELEFEKGIPTKVDGKTFSPSDLVKYLNEIGGKHAVGIVDLLENRVVGIKCRGVYETPGGTILYAAHREIEHLCLDRETLYFKHVVSHKLTDLVYSGRWFTPLREALCAFIDSTQQTVTGKVKLKLYKGNVIPAGVTSPYSLYNQSLASFTTGELYDHHDAQGFITLFGLPLKVNALMKEQAKKMGLK
- the argH gene encoding argininosuccinate lyase; this encodes MKEKLWGGRFSKELNKEANDFNSSLSFDCKMYKEDILGSIAHAKMLGECSIIPLDESVTIINGLKQILDDIENNKLQFDFELEDIHTQVERWLIDRVGEVGKKVHTGRSRNDQVALDLRMHLKNKVENIKSLILDLISTLVSIQKEHTKTYMSGYTHLQRAQVITFAHYLGAYVEMFKRDFDRLTDAYKRIDVMPLGAGALACSTYKIDNKKTAETLNFKNVMLNSLDAVSDRDFVIEVESALSIIMMHLSRFSEEMILYSTSEFKFVEFDDEFTTGSSLMPQKKNPDILELIRGKTGRVYGNLFSILTVMKSLPLAYNKDMQEDKEGIFDSLENVKNCLSILPNVLKTMKVNKDNMLNSVNEGFLNATEVADYLVRKGMPFRDAHGVSGRLVVYSINNNKNLSTLSIEEYKKESDLFEDDIYACITPEAQVSNKTMIGSPSESAVLEVIKINEDWLKSNGK
- a CDS encoding BspA family leucine-rich repeat surface protein, translating into MKYKPQTKEELKELVKDESIYLGDIDTSLINDMTVLFKESKRKKFDGIENWDTSNVIDMHDMFFNCRTFNSDISKWNVSNVENMACMFFGAEEFNQYIGDWNVYKVKDMNSIFFDCKKFNQDLNSWNVSNVENMSFMFYGASSFNQPLNNWNVSNVKNMYGMFSGCKKFNQDLNSWNTSNAENMSCMFFEAENFDQSISNWNVINVTKMYSMFERCKNFNQSLNDWNVSNVTDMNSMFKCAEKINQLLNNWDTSKVENMRSMFEEAYRFNSDINNWNTSNVKDMSNMFCKCKSFNKPLYKWDTSNVVNMKCMFFEAENFNQDINNWNVSKTENMLGMFENAYNFNQPLNNWDTSNVLYMNYMFFNAKSFNQDIGSWNVFSAIYMSYMFSGAESFNYSIENWIINEACFIDDIFSGASSFKNVKSILNIYFLSKGNNRKKLLDMLENCNIKEVYKEVLKYNKLKDFIKKLENTYYDELKELIENKESIITEYKKAKKIELKDNEKYKPKNKIELLKLIKEKVKYDKIDTSLITDMSGLFQNSKLEKFDGIETWDTSNVEDMHNMFKGAVYFNHNIENWNVSKVEDMAYMFEGCTRFNQPLNNWNVSNVKYMNFMFSHCIIFNNDLSNWNVSNVEIMSFMFESAYSFNQDISKWNISKLKYADAMFRYAKSFNQPLNDWNMSNAESITSMFQWASNFNQPLYKWNMSNIKYISFLFDNCINFNQDLESWKLGENVNMKYAFSNSPIESNPPSWYKS
- the flgN gene encoding flagellar export chaperone FlgN; the encoded protein is MFNLYEELTKIEILLSKEIEVYKVILEDEEKKVNSIINTRLQDIHLYCDHQNEKMTEANELRKMRENVIDLIVLNKFPHLSETATLSDIIRRIPLNKTARISALRLELVTLMARLKHLNKLAPKLFDEALDLFANMKEVLNESKKVGYNNKGKEHVVNRKLSVLVNKQV
- the argF gene encoding ornithine carbamoyltransferase, encoding MKKVNLSGRHFINLEDFTSEELSALIDYTFELKSKVRNREEIDIMKNRTMVMYFSKPSLRTRLSFEIGMKKLGGDAFVLKQDEIILGQRESIEDSSNVISRYCDLIMIRTFAHSDVEDFAKYSKVPVINALTDLSHPCQIMADLFTMKEHFGKLKGLTLTYIGDGNNVCNSLLTGCTSLGVNIKVGVPKGYEPDAKTIEVAKNIAKNTGCTVDILNDVKEAVSGADVVYTDVWASMGQESEKEKRLNVFKGFTLTKELFALANKGAIALHCLPAHKGEEISEEVFNMNSQYIYEEAENRMHAQMAIMSSIVKE